In Bordetella holmesii ATCC 51541, the following proteins share a genomic window:
- a CDS encoding capsule polysaccharide biosynthesis family protein has protein sequence MKRSFLFLQGVCSPFFARMGMRLRALGHEVVKVNFTVGDTVYWQKDGAVAYRSGMPALSAFYSELFASRSITDVMLFGDCRPVHRPAVLLARSKGVRVHVFDEGYFRPYWVTMEQGGVNAHSSLPRDPQWYCDAARKVPRYGNGLPFASPFWQRAAHDVGYNVWAGLNPLLYPGYCSHVPHNPLAEYLSYARRGWRVYRRRGADARTIASVVAVSERQPFFLFPLQLGSDAQIRWHSPFEDMRHALGHVMRSFVRHAPVRTALVIKNHPLDPGFVDYRAYTRRLAVEYGLQDRVHYLESGHLPTLLSHATGVVTINSTVGGSSLAHGCPTIALAPAIYSLPGLTFQHGLDCFWTEYSVPEDALFHAFRNVVIHATQINGGFYCQRGIDMAVENALPRLSQPWARLDPVLGALERQSELASS, from the coding sequence ATGAAGCGTTCATTTTTATTTCTGCAGGGCGTGTGTTCGCCGTTTTTTGCGCGTATGGGGATGCGGTTGCGGGCCCTGGGACATGAGGTCGTCAAGGTGAACTTCACCGTGGGCGACACAGTGTATTGGCAAAAGGACGGGGCGGTGGCCTATCGTTCGGGAATGCCGGCCTTGTCGGCTTTCTATTCCGAGCTATTCGCTAGCCGGAGCATCACCGATGTCATGCTGTTCGGTGATTGCCGCCCGGTACATCGGCCTGCTGTTTTGCTGGCGCGCAGCAAGGGCGTGCGCGTCCATGTGTTTGATGAAGGATATTTTCGGCCTTATTGGGTGACGATGGAGCAGGGCGGGGTGAATGCGCATTCATCGTTGCCGCGCGATCCCCAGTGGTATTGCGATGCCGCCCGCAAAGTGCCCAGATATGGCAATGGCCTGCCGTTTGCATCTCCCTTCTGGCAACGCGCGGCTCATGACGTGGGATATAACGTCTGGGCCGGCCTGAATCCGCTGCTGTACCCGGGTTACTGCAGCCATGTCCCTCACAATCCGCTGGCGGAGTATCTCAGCTATGCGAGGCGCGGCTGGCGTGTTTATCGACGTCGGGGCGCCGATGCGCGGACCATCGCCAGTGTCGTGGCGGTCAGCGAACGGCAGCCGTTCTTCCTCTTTCCTCTGCAACTGGGCTCCGACGCCCAAATTCGGTGGCACTCCCCGTTCGAGGACATGCGCCATGCCTTGGGCCATGTGATGCGCTCTTTCGTGCGGCACGCGCCGGTGCGCACTGCGCTGGTAATCAAGAACCATCCCTTGGATCCTGGCTTCGTTGACTATCGAGCGTACACTCGGCGTCTTGCCGTCGAGTACGGCTTGCAAGACCGGGTGCACTATCTGGAGAGTGGGCATCTGCCCACCCTGCTGTCGCATGCAACCGGGGTGGTGACGATCAATAGCACCGTAGGCGGCTCCTCGTTGGCTCACGGATGTCCGACGATTGCGTTGGCACCCGCCATCTATTCCTTGCCAGGGCTCACGTTCCAGCATGGGCTAGACTGCTTCTGGACTGAATACTCCGTGCCCGAGGACGCGCTTTTCCATGCTTTCCGTAATGTGGTCATCCACGCTACCCAGATCAACGGAGGGTTCTACTGCCAGCGAGGCATCGATATGGCAGTGGAAAACGCTCTGCCCCGACTGTCGCAGCCGTGGGCAAGGCTGGATCCAGTTCTAGGAGCGTTGGAGCGCCAGTCGGAGCTGGCCAGTTCCTGA
- a CDS encoding capsule polysaccharide biosynthesis family protein, with protein MTTVPPAPFWPMIGVFSKGILRIPYLDVFLGQPVQACNRRTPVTGLSAIVGWGMRPSTHHARNYALRHGLPFFALEDGFLRSYAPGPTTPPLSMVMDVEGIYYDASRPGTLAMMLESDKDLLVGRVHEVRCARELILAHRLSKYNHAPDAPAGRLGDVRLAVLVVDQTRGDMSVRQAGGSPEVFETMLRAAIRENPGSRIYVKTHPEVNGGRKAGYLGTIDADVSILHEDLNPLSLMPMVDRVYVVSSHMGFEALMAGKPVTCFGTPWYSGWGLTDDRRRALLRGRSRSMEELFAAAYFDYTRYLNPHTHERGTIFDVIEWLVRQREQTARERGRSIAVGFRRLKASNVRPLLGLDASRVRFVRNVGEAVALKPGPQDRLIIWGADPAPELALLARSSAARLVRMEDGFLRSVGLGSDFVPPLSLVLDEQGLYFDPRQPSALETLLNTRAFSEDDLARARAVRQTIVEQGLTKYNVEPRRMPDWDAGGRKVVLVPGQVEDDASILSGCTAVATNLALLREARIAEPQAYIVYKPHPDVMVKNRAGWVCLEEAAQWADRVETCCSVVSCIEAADAVHTMTSLSGFDALLRGKSVTVYGAPFYAGWGLTRDHHPLPRRKRDLQLDELVAGALLHYPLYWDRKFQGYTRCESAIGQLARARERAPTTPRLAGRLLRKICMYVKGEFRLQG; from the coding sequence GTGACCACAGTGCCGCCTGCGCCGTTTTGGCCAATGATTGGTGTTTTCTCAAAAGGCATATTGCGCATCCCGTATCTGGATGTCTTTTTGGGCCAGCCCGTGCAAGCCTGTAACCGACGCACACCAGTCACAGGCCTGAGCGCCATTGTTGGGTGGGGGATGCGGCCGAGCACGCACCACGCGCGCAACTACGCGCTGCGCCACGGCCTGCCTTTTTTTGCTCTGGAAGACGGCTTTCTGCGTTCTTATGCGCCGGGGCCGACGACGCCTCCGTTGTCGATGGTGATGGACGTGGAGGGTATTTACTACGACGCGTCGCGCCCCGGGACGCTGGCCATGATGCTGGAGTCCGACAAAGATCTGCTGGTGGGTCGCGTGCACGAAGTGCGCTGTGCGCGGGAGCTGATACTGGCGCATCGACTCAGCAAGTACAACCATGCGCCAGACGCGCCGGCCGGGAGACTGGGGGACGTGCGACTTGCTGTGCTGGTAGTGGATCAGACGCGTGGCGATATGAGTGTGCGGCAGGCAGGGGGATCGCCCGAGGTGTTCGAGACGATGTTGCGCGCGGCGATCCGGGAGAATCCTGGCTCCCGGATCTACGTCAAGACACATCCCGAAGTCAATGGCGGTCGTAAGGCGGGCTATCTGGGCACGATCGATGCCGATGTCAGCATACTGCACGAAGATCTCAACCCGCTTAGCCTGATGCCTATGGTCGACCGTGTGTACGTGGTGTCTTCGCACATGGGTTTCGAAGCGTTAATGGCCGGCAAACCGGTGACTTGTTTTGGCACGCCTTGGTATTCAGGATGGGGGCTGACCGATGATAGGCGGCGCGCGCTGCTGCGGGGACGTTCGCGCAGCATGGAAGAGCTGTTTGCCGCAGCTTACTTCGACTATACGCGCTATCTCAACCCGCACACGCATGAGCGAGGCACGATCTTCGACGTGATCGAGTGGCTGGTGCGGCAGCGCGAGCAGACCGCTCGCGAGCGGGGCCGCAGCATCGCCGTGGGTTTCCGGCGCTTGAAGGCATCAAACGTGCGGCCCTTGCTGGGTCTGGATGCGTCTCGGGTGCGTTTTGTACGCAATGTCGGCGAGGCCGTTGCCCTGAAGCCGGGTCCGCAGGATCGACTGATTATATGGGGGGCGGACCCCGCGCCGGAGCTGGCTTTGTTGGCCCGCAGCAGCGCGGCACGCCTGGTGCGTATGGAAGATGGTTTTTTGCGGTCGGTGGGACTGGGTTCGGATTTCGTGCCGCCATTGTCGCTGGTGCTGGACGAGCAGGGGCTGTATTTCGATCCGCGCCAGCCTTCGGCTTTGGAAACTCTGCTGAACACTCGCGCCTTCAGTGAAGACGATCTCGCGCGTGCCCGTGCAGTGCGCCAGACCATTGTCGAGCAGGGGCTAACCAAGTACAACGTTGAGCCGCGTCGGATGCCGGACTGGGATGCCGGCGGGCGCAAGGTGGTTCTGGTGCCGGGTCAGGTCGAAGACGATGCATCCATCCTCTCGGGATGCACGGCTGTTGCCACGAATCTAGCCTTGTTGCGCGAAGCCAGGATTGCCGAGCCGCAAGCCTACATCGTCTACAAACCGCATCCCGATGTCATGGTGAAGAACCGCGCCGGCTGGGTCTGCCTGGAGGAGGCGGCGCAATGGGCGGACCGAGTGGAGACGTGCTGTTCGGTCGTGAGCTGCATCGAAGCGGCGGACGCGGTACACACCATGACTTCGCTGTCCGGCTTCGACGCCCTCTTACGTGGCAAGAGCGTCACGGTATATGGCGCGCCGTTCTACGCAGGCTGGGGGTTGACTCGGGACCATCACCCGTTGCCGCGCCGCAAACGCGACCTGCAGCTCGATGAGCTAGTTGCCGGCGCGCTCTTGCATTACCCGCTGTATTGGGATCGGAAGTTCCAGGGCTACACGCGCTGCGAGTCCGCCATCGGTCAGCTCGCCCGGGCCCGCGAGCGCGCGCCGACGACACCTCGGCTGGCAGGGCGGCTACTCAGAAAAATTTGTATGTACGTCAAGGGCGAATTCCGGCTGCAGGGTTAA
- a CDS encoding integrase core domain protein, which translates to MPQARNLRGNVLQLEGEVRWHDGVGRSEAQGAGAGEQQAQEAVGRVDAGQGGASGSAKPKVVSPQAKREAVRTLMTERVVRPAAIAPNQSWSMDFVADGLAYGRRFRCLTIVDDYTRECLAIEVDTSLPGLRVAMVLQRLAEMRGLPRSITVDNGPEFAGRALDAWAYQAGVKLSFIRPGKPVENAYIESFNGKFRDECLNEHWFLSLRQAKSLIENWRVEYNTDRPHSALGYLTPAQFVQAHQKEGLLPLGSMSVPY; encoded by the coding sequence GTGCCGCAAGCACGGAATCTCCGAGGCAACGTACTACAACTGGAAGGCGAAGTTCGGTGGCATGACGGTGTCGGACGCTCAGAGGCTCAAGGAGCTGGAGCAGGAGAACAACAAGCTCAAGAAGCTGTTGGCCGAGTCGATGCTGGACAAGGCGGCGCTTCAGGATCTGCTAAGCCGAAAGTAGTCAGCCCGCAGGCCAAACGCGAGGCGGTCAGGACATTAATGACCGAGCGCGTGGTTCGCCCAGCGGCAATCGCGCCGAATCAGAGTTGGTCAATGGACTTTGTGGCCGACGGCCTAGCCTATGGCCGCCGATTCCGCTGTTTGACTATCGTCGATGACTACACTCGCGAATGCCTGGCCATCGAGGTCGATACGTCGTTGCCGGGACTGCGTGTTGCCATGGTGCTGCAACGGCTGGCGGAGATGCGTGGCCTGCCGCGATCTATTACCGTGGACAACGGGCCAGAGTTCGCCGGAAGAGCCTTGGACGCCTGGGCCTACCAAGCAGGCGTAAAGCTGTCGTTTATTCGGCCGGGTAAGCCGGTGGAGAACGCTTATATCGAAAGTTTCAACGGCAAGTTCCGCGACGAATGCCTTAACGAGCACTGGTTCTTGTCCCTGCGACAGGCTAAAAGCTTGATCGAAAACTGGCGAGTCGAGTACAACACCGATCGGCCTCACAGCGCGCTCGGATATTTAACGCCGGCGCAATTCGTGCAGGCTCATCAGAAAGAAGGTCTTTTACCCCTGGGCTCTATGTCGGTGCCGTACTAA
- the kdsA gene encoding 3-deoxy-8-phosphooctulonate synthase: MTLSIHITDTIRCANESPLVLFGGINVLESEDLALNACAEYVRVTQKLGIPYVFKASFDKANRSSIHSYRGPGLEAGMRIFEKVKAEFGVPVITDVHEPWQAPVVAEVADVLQLPAFLARQTDLVVALARTGKVINIKKPQFLSPSQMVHITEKFREAGNETLILCDRGTCFGYDNLVVDMLGFDVMKKTTGGLPVIFDVTHALQQRDPGGAASGGRRQQSAQLARSAMALGLAGLFLEAHPDPANALCDGPSALPLAQLEPYLAQIKAIDDLVKNLPPLCIE; this comes from the coding sequence ATGACGCTCAGCATTCACATCACGGACACCATCCGCTGCGCCAACGAATCGCCCCTTGTGCTCTTTGGCGGCATCAATGTCCTGGAATCCGAAGACCTGGCCCTCAACGCCTGCGCCGAATATGTGCGTGTCACCCAGAAACTGGGCATCCCCTACGTCTTCAAGGCCAGCTTCGACAAAGCCAACCGCTCCTCCATCCACTCGTACCGCGGCCCGGGCCTGGAAGCCGGCATGCGCATCTTCGAGAAGGTCAAAGCGGAGTTCGGTGTGCCTGTCATCACCGATGTGCATGAACCCTGGCAAGCCCCCGTCGTCGCCGAAGTCGCCGACGTCCTGCAACTGCCGGCCTTTCTGGCGCGCCAGACCGACCTGGTCGTCGCCCTGGCCCGGACCGGCAAAGTCATCAACATCAAAAAACCGCAGTTTCTCAGCCCTTCGCAAATGGTCCACATCACGGAAAAATTCCGTGAAGCCGGCAACGAGACACTCATTCTCTGCGACCGCGGCACCTGCTTCGGCTACGACAACCTGGTCGTCGACATGCTCGGGTTTGACGTCATGAAAAAAACCACAGGCGGCCTGCCGGTCATCTTCGACGTCACCCACGCCCTGCAACAGCGTGACCCGGGTGGAGCCGCCTCAGGCGGCCGGCGCCAGCAAAGCGCCCAACTCGCACGCTCGGCCATGGCCCTGGGCCTGGCCGGCCTCTTCCTGGAAGCCCATCCTGATCCGGCCAACGCACTGTGCGACGGCCCAAGCGCGCTGCCGCTCGCCCAATTGGAGCCCTATCTGGCGCAGATCAAGGCCATCGACGACCTCGTCAAGAACCTGCCGCCGCTGTGCATCGAATAA
- a CDS encoding helix-turn-helix family protein — protein MNTHKHARLTFLRRLEMVQQLIAHQVCVPEAARAYGVTAPTVRKWLGRFLAQGQAGLADASSRPTVSPRAIAPAKALAIVELRRKRLTQARIAQALGVSASTVSRVLARAGLSHLADLEPAEPVVRYEHQAPGDLLHIDIKKLGRIQRPGHRVTGNRRDTVEGAGWDFVFVAIDDHARVAFTDIHPDERFPSAVQFLKDAVAYYQRLGVTIQRLLTDNGSAFRSRAFAALCHELGIKHRFTRPYRPQTNGKAERFIQSALREWAYAHTYQNSQHRADAMKSWLHHYNWHRPHHGIGRAVPISRLNLDEYNLLTVHI, from the coding sequence ATGAACACCCATAAGCATGCCCGATTGACCTTCCTACGTCGCCTCGAAATGGTCCAGCAATTGATCGCCCATCAAGTTTGTGTGCCTGAAGCGGCCCGCGCCTATGGGGTCACCGCGCCGACTGTGCGCAAATGGCTGGGCCGCTTTCTGGCTCAGGGCCAGGCGGGCTTGGCCGATGCGTCCTCGCGCCCGACGGTCTCGCCCCGAGCGATTGCGCCGGCCAAGGCGCTGGCTATCGTGGAGCTGCGCCGCAAGCGGCTGACCCAAGCGCGCATCGCCCAGGCGCTGGGCGTGTCAGCCAGCACCGTCAGCCGCGTCCTGGCCCGCGCCGGTCTGTCGCACCTGGCCGACCTGGAGCCGGCCGAGCCGGTGGTGCGCTACGAGCATCAGGCCCCCGGCGATCTGCTGCACATCGACATCAAGAAGCTGGGACGTATCCAGCGCCCTGGCCACCGGGTCACGGGCAACCGACGCGATACCGTTGAGGGGGCCGGCTGGGACTTCGTCTTCGTGGCCATCGATGACCACGCCCGCGTGGCCTTCACCGACATCCACCCCGACGAGCGCTTCCCCAGCGCCGTCCAGTTCCTCAAGGACGCAGTGGCCTACTACCAGCGCCTGGGCGTGACCATCCAGCGCTTGCTCACCGACAATGGCTCGGCCTTTCGCAGCCGCGCCTTCGCCGCGCTGTGCCATGAGCTGGGCATCAAGCACCGCTTTACCCGACCTTACCGCCCACAGACCAATGGCAAGGCCGAACGCTTCATCCAGTCGGCCTTGCGTGAGTGGGCTTACGCTCACACCTACCAGAACTCCCAACACCGAGCCGATGCCATGAAATCCTGGCTACACCACTACAACTGGCATCGACCCCACCACGGCATCGGGCGCGCTGTACCCATCTCCAGACTCAACCTGGACGAATACAACCTATTGACAGTTCACATCTAG
- a CDS encoding putative membrane protein encodes MLESLWLPLLPPVAIGLLLGWLMESLLLPRPAAPWRRPAAANLIHVAVWLVAFGLELALFRRPYFAVVNVLAIQLVIVLVSRAKYQALQEPFVYPDFEYFTDAIKHPRLYVPFFGVWNALAAAAGYGVALWAGLALEPSILSGADGSPAAPGVAPLPLTLLVIGLCVVGVLSAKWAGRRVVVDFDADNDLRRLGLIAALWAYAKAEREPIAFLQEQAPFAAKAVGVPLTELPDLVCIQSESFFDVRRAFPIVKKDVLSNFDQLCAESVAYGQLEVAARLTCPQI; translated from the coding sequence GTGCTTGAGTCGCTCTGGCTGCCTCTGCTGCCGCCCGTTGCAATCGGCCTGCTGCTTGGCTGGCTGATGGAATCCCTGCTGCTGCCCCGACCGGCCGCGCCCTGGCGGCGTCCGGCAGCCGCCAACCTGATACATGTCGCGGTTTGGCTCGTCGCGTTTGGGCTGGAGCTGGCCCTGTTTCGCAGGCCTTACTTCGCGGTGGTCAACGTCCTGGCGATTCAACTCGTGATCGTTCTGGTCAGCCGCGCGAAGTACCAGGCTTTGCAGGAACCGTTCGTTTACCCCGATTTCGAGTACTTCACGGACGCGATAAAACATCCCCGTTTGTACGTACCGTTTTTTGGCGTGTGGAATGCGCTGGCCGCTGCCGCGGGCTATGGCGTGGCGCTGTGGGCGGGACTGGCGTTGGAGCCATCGATCCTCAGTGGCGCCGACGGGTCACCAGCGGCGCCAGGCGTGGCGCCGTTGCCCTTGACCCTGCTGGTCATCGGTCTGTGCGTAGTGGGCGTATTGAGCGCCAAATGGGCTGGCCGGCGGGTGGTCGTGGATTTCGATGCGGACAACGATTTGCGGCGCCTGGGGTTGATCGCTGCCCTGTGGGCTTATGCGAAAGCAGAGCGTGAGCCCATCGCTTTCTTGCAGGAGCAGGCGCCATTCGCAGCTAAGGCAGTGGGCGTTCCGCTGACTGAGTTGCCTGATCTCGTGTGCATTCAGAGTGAATCGTTCTTCGATGTGCGGCGCGCCTTCCCGATCGTCAAAAAGGACGTGCTCTCTAATTTTGACCAACTCTGCGCTGAGTCTGTTGCGTATGGGCAGTTGGAGGTCGCGGCGAGGCTGACCTGCCCCCAGATTTAG
- a CDS encoding integrase core domain protein produces MPFLWERTLHRFRTNHGEQVTRAYGVTAPTVRKWLGRFLAQGQAGLADASSRPTVSPRAIAPAKALAIVELRRKRLTQARIAQALGVSASTVSRVLARAGLSHLADLEPAEPVVRYEHQAPGDLLHIDIKKLGRIQRPGHRVTGNRRDTVEGAGWDFVFVAIDDHARVAFTDIHPDERFPSAVQFLKDAVAYYQRLGVTIQRLLTDNGSAFRSRAFAALCHELGIKHRFTRPYRPQTNGKAERFIQSALREWAYAHTYQNSQHRADAMKSWLHHYNWHRPHQGIGRAVPISRLNLDEYNLLTVHS; encoded by the coding sequence TTGCCATTCCTTTGGGAACGGACTCTACATCGATTTCGTACTAATCACGGGGAGCAGGTCACCCGCGCCTATGGGGTCACCGCGCCGACTGTGCGCAAATGGCTGGGCCGCTTCCTGGCTCAGGGCCAGGCGGGCTTGGCCGATGCGTCCTCGCGCCCGACGGTCTCGCCCCGAGCGATTGCGCCGGCCAAGGCGCTGGCTATCGTGGAGCTGCGCCGCAAGCGGCTGACCCAAGCGCGCATCGCCCAGGCGCTGGGCGTGTCAGCCAGCACCGTCAGCCGCGTCCTGGCCCGCGCCGGTCTGTCGCACCTGGCCGACCTGGAGCCGGCCGAGCCGGTGGTGCGCTACGAGCATCAGGCCCCCGGCGATCTGCTGCACATCGACATCAAGAAGCTGGGACGTATCCAGCGCCCTGGCCACCGGGTCACGGGCAACCGACGCGATACCGTTGAGGGGGCCGGCTGGGACTTCGTCTTCGTGGCCATCGATGACCACGCCCGCGTGGCCTTCACCGACATCCACCCCGACGAGCGCTTCCCCAGCGCCGTCCAGTTCCTCAAGGACGCAGTGGCCTACTACCAGCGCCTGGGCGTGACCATCCAGCGCTTGCTCACCGACAATGGCTCGGCCTTTCGCAGCCGCGCCTTCGCCGCGCTGTGCCATGAGCTGGGCATCAAGCACCGCTTTACCCGACCTTACCGCCCACAGACCAATGGCAAGGCCGAACGCTTCATCCAGTCGGCCTTGCGTGAGTGGGCTTACGCTCACACCTACCAGAACTCCCAACACCGAGCCGATGCCATGAAATCCTGGCTACACCACTACAACTGGCATCGACCCCACCAAGGCATCGGGCGCGCTGTACCCATCTCCAGACTCAACCTGGACGAATACAACCTATTGACAGTTCACAGCTAG
- a CDS encoding helix-turn-helix family protein encodes MNTHKHARLTFLRRLEMVQQLIAHQVCVPEAARAYGVTAPTVRKWLGRFLAQGQAGLADASSRPTVSPRAIAPAKALAIVELRRKRLTQARIAQALGVSASTVSRVLARAGLSHLADLEPAEPVVRYEHQAPGDLLHIDIKKLGRIQRPGHRVTGNRRDTVEGAGWDFVFVAIDDHARVAFTDIHPDERFPSAVQFLKDAVAYYQRLGVTIQRLLTDNGSAFRSRAFAALCHELGIKHRFTRPYRPQTNGKAERFIQSALREWAYAHTYQNSQHRADAMKSWLHHYNWHRPHQGIGRAVPISRLNLDEYNLLTVHI; translated from the coding sequence ATGAACACCCATAAGCATGCCCGATTGACCTTCCTACGTCGCCTCGAAATGGTCCAGCAATTGATCGCCCATCAAGTTTGTGTGCCTGAAGCGGCCCGCGCCTATGGGGTCACCGCGCCGACTGTGCGCAAATGGCTGGGCCGCTTCCTGGCTCAGGGCCAGGCGGGTTTGGCCGATGCGTCCTCGCGCCCGACGGTCTCGCCCCGAGCGATTGCGCCGGCCAAGGCGCTGGCTATCGTGGAGCTGCGCCGCAAGCGGCTGACCCAAGCGCGCATCGCCCAGGCGCTGGGCGTGTCAGCCAGCACCGTCAGCCGCGTCCTGGCCCGCGCCGGTCTGTCGCACCTGGCCGACCTGGAGCCGGCCGAGCCGGTGGTGCGCTACGAGCATCAGGCCCCCGGCGATCTGCTGCACATCGACATCAAGAAGCTGGGACGTATCCAGCGCCCTGGCCACCGGGTCACGGGCAACCGACGCGATACCGTTGAGGGGGCCGGCTGGGACTTCGTCTTCGTGGCCATCGATGACCACGCCCGCGTGGCCTTCACCGACATCCACCCCGACGAGCGCTTCCCCAGCGCCGTCCAGTTCCTCAAGGACGCAGTGGCCTACTACCAGCGCCTGGGCGTGACCATCCAGCGCTTGCTCACCGACAATGGCTCGGCCTTTCGCAGCCGCGCCTTCGCCGCGCTGTGCCATGAGCTGGGCATCAAGCACCGCTTTACCCGACCTTACCGCCCACAGACCAATGGCAAGGCCGAACGCTTCATCCAGTCGGCCTTGCGTGAGTGGGCTTACGCTCACACCTACCAGAACTCCCAACACCGAGCCGATGCCATGAAATCCTGGCTACACCACTACAACTGGCATCGACCCCACCAAGGCATCGGGCGCGCTGTACCCATCTCCAGACTCAACCTGGACGAATACAACCTATTGACAGTTCACATCTAG
- a CDS encoding short chain dehydrogenase family protein, translating into MTNPNGIRQRDPATVLITGATGGIGAALAREYAQSGARTLILQGRNEARLQELATEFSAMGVHVETRVLDLRDHEALTRWLQDVCARNDLDLVVANAGVNIDVGPANAGENWPDVLRLLDVNVRAVFATVHGVLPSMRARRTGQIALISSLAAWRGLPETPSYSASKAAVKVYGEALRDNLAGEGVRINVVMPGYVESQMCFDMPGPKPFLWGAPKAARVIRLGLRANRSRISFPFPLNLGCFLLAVIHPAVSGWILRRMGYGA; encoded by the coding sequence ATGACGAATCCAAACGGTATCCGGCAAAGAGATCCCGCTACCGTGCTGATCACGGGGGCGACCGGTGGCATCGGAGCCGCCCTTGCCCGCGAGTACGCACAGTCCGGCGCTCGTACCCTGATCCTGCAAGGCCGCAACGAAGCGCGGCTACAGGAGCTGGCGACAGAATTTTCGGCCATGGGCGTGCACGTCGAGACCCGGGTACTGGACCTTCGAGACCATGAGGCACTGACCCGATGGCTGCAAGATGTGTGCGCGCGCAACGACCTTGATCTGGTCGTGGCCAACGCTGGCGTCAACATCGATGTCGGCCCGGCCAACGCCGGCGAAAACTGGCCGGACGTACTGCGTTTGCTGGATGTCAACGTGCGGGCCGTCTTCGCGACTGTGCATGGCGTATTGCCGAGCATGCGCGCGCGTCGCACCGGCCAGATTGCCTTGATCAGTTCGCTGGCCGCCTGGCGCGGCCTGCCCGAGACGCCCAGCTACAGCGCCAGCAAGGCGGCGGTAAAAGTCTATGGCGAGGCATTGCGCGATAACCTGGCCGGCGAGGGGGTGCGCATCAATGTCGTGATGCCCGGCTACGTCGAATCGCAAATGTGTTTTGACATGCCAGGCCCCAAACCCTTCTTGTGGGGCGCGCCCAAGGCAGCGCGTGTCATACGCCTGGGGCTGCGCGCCAATCGGTCGCGCATCAGTTTCCCTTTCCCGCTGAATCTCGGCTGCTTTTTGCTGGCTGTCATTCATCCCGCCGTGTCAGGCTGGATTCTGCGCAGGATGGGCTACGGTGCTTGA
- a CDS encoding lipo, YaeC family protein yields MSNTFLKSLATLALGAAVLAQPALAQNKPLKIGVTAGPHAQIFEVVKEEAAKQGLQLQVIEFTDYVQPNVALATGDLDANSYQHQPYLDNANADRKYGLASVAKTVIFPIGIYSKKIKSLDQLPNGARIGIPNDPTNGGRALLLLQSKGLIKLRPEAGLKATPIDVIENPKKLRFIELDAAQLPRSLDDTDASAVNTNFALEAGLDPAKDAIAQEAPDSPYANVLVVRGADKDRPEIKKLVSVYQSDATKQFILKKYKGAVIPAW; encoded by the coding sequence ATGAGCAACACGTTTCTAAAGTCGCTGGCCACCCTTGCCCTGGGTGCGGCCGTGCTGGCCCAACCGGCCCTGGCACAGAACAAACCCCTGAAAATCGGTGTGACCGCCGGCCCGCACGCGCAAATCTTTGAAGTCGTCAAAGAAGAAGCCGCCAAGCAGGGCCTGCAACTGCAGGTCATCGAATTCACCGACTACGTCCAGCCCAACGTGGCCCTGGCTACCGGGGATCTGGATGCCAACAGCTATCAGCACCAGCCCTACCTGGATAACGCCAACGCCGACCGCAAATACGGCCTGGCTAGCGTCGCCAAGACGGTGATCTTCCCCATCGGGATCTACAGCAAGAAAATCAAGTCCCTCGATCAACTGCCCAATGGCGCACGCATCGGCATCCCCAATGATCCGACCAACGGTGGCCGCGCCTTGCTGCTGCTTCAATCCAAGGGCCTGATCAAACTGCGTCCCGAGGCCGGCCTGAAGGCCACCCCCATCGACGTCATTGAAAACCCCAAGAAGCTGCGTTTCATCGAACTGGACGCGGCCCAGCTGCCGCGCTCGCTCGACGACACCGACGCCTCCGCCGTGAATACCAACTTCGCGCTGGAAGCCGGACTGGACCCCGCCAAGGACGCCATCGCCCAGGAAGCCCCCGATTCTCCGTATGCCAACGTGCTGGTCGTGCGTGGCGCGGACAAGGATCGCCCCGAGATCAAAAAGCTGGTTAGTGTCTACCAAAGCGACGCCACCAAGCAGTTCATCCTGAAGAAGTACAAGGGCGCTGTCATCCCGGCCTGGTAA